The Alphaproteobacteria bacterium genomic interval GACTTCCGGTCGGCCGCACAGCTCCCGCAGGGCGCGGGCATTGAGCGCCGTGCGCTCCAGACCCACATTGCCGGCGACCGGCGTAATGGCCCTGACATCGAGCCGCTCCGGCACGGCCAGCGCCATCATCAGCGCCACCGCGTCATCCACGCCGGGATCACAGTCGAAGATGATGGGCAGAGCGGCCATGGTCCGGCCGCCTAGCTGAGGAAGGCGTCTTCGTAGGGGAAGGTCGATAGAATCTCCAGGCCGTTATCGGTGATCAGCACCTGCTGCTCCAGCTTGACGCCCTCGGCGCCGCCTTCAGCACCGACATAGCTTTCGACGCACAAGGTCATACCCGGCTCGACAATCCCTTCGGGATCGGCCAGGCGCCAGATGTCCTGGACGTTGGGGATCGACGGATACTCGTCGCAGAGGCCGACCCCGTGCAGCAGGGAATAGCGATTGGCGGCGTATTCGTTAGGTATCTTCCAGCTCTTCTCACAGATTTCCCGGTGGGTAACGCCTGGTTTCAGCAAGGCGCAGTTATGAGCGATCTGGTCCACCGCCAGGCCATACAGCTTTTTCTGTTCGTCGCTGGGCTTGCCCGGGCCGCAGAAGAACGTGCGGCTCACATCGGCGCAATAGCCGAAGGGGCCGATGAGATCGGTATCGAAGCTGACCAGATCGCCCGGCCGGATAACCCGCTCGCCACATTCCTGGAACCACGGATTGGTCCGCCCGCCGGTGGTCAGCAGACGGGTTTCGATCCACTCGCCGCCCATTTCGATATTCGTCTGATGCAGAATGGACCACAGCGCGTTTTCAGTCATGCCCGGCTTCAGCGCCTCGCGCATGCGGTACATGCCGGCATCGCATACATCCATGCACACATTCATGCAGGCCATCTCCTCCGGCCCCTTGATGACGCGGGCGCGCTCCATCACCTGCTGACCATCCATCACCTCGAAGCCGAGCTCCTGCATGACATTGTGGCCGTAGGGATCGAGATGGTCGAAAGCGACGCGCCGGTTGTCGCCGGACAGACGGCGGATTTCCGTCGCCAGCTCGTCACCCCAGGCGCGAGCGCGGGAGGCGGCCTGCTCCGCCGCCGGGAAATAGAACCAGGTGCGGGCCGGCCGCACCTCGTCCACCGTTTCCAGGCCGGCCGACACCATGATGGCGCCGGGATTGTTGTATTCCCACAGGATGATGGGCCCCTCGGTGGGCACAAAGACGTAGCGCGCCGCGTTGTGCAGGGTCCACACCGCCATCTGACGGGTGCCGGTGGCGTAGCGGATGTTGATGGGGTCATAGAGAACGATGCCGGCATAGTCGCGGGCGCGGAGCTGTTCGCGCACCCGCCCCAGGCGGTACGCCCGGAGCGCCACCATGTCGATCTGGCCTTCATAATCCTTGAGGCCGGCGCCCGGCGCATTCTTGGCCAGGTCGAGTGAGCCCAGTGCTTCCAAACTCATCGGTGTATCCCCCGCAAAGTCCATCGGACCGCCCCGCCCCCGGCACGACCCGGTCCCGGTCCGTGCCGGGACCACGG includes:
- a CDS encoding Xaa-Pro peptidase family protein, producing the protein MSLEALGSLDLAKNAPGAGLKDYEGQIDMVALRAYRLGRVREQLRARDYAGIVLYDPINIRYATGTRQMAVWTLHNAARYVFVPTEGPIILWEYNNPGAIMVSAGLETVDEVRPARTWFYFPAAEQAASRARAWGDELATEIRRLSGDNRRVAFDHLDPYGHNVMQELGFEVMDGQQVMERARVIKGPEEMACMNVCMDVCDAGMYRMREALKPGMTENALWSILHQTNIEMGGEWIETRLLTTGGRTNPWFQECGERVIRPGDLVSFDTDLIGPFGYCADVSRTFFCGPGKPSDEQKKLYGLAVDQIAHNCALLKPGVTHREICEKSWKIPNEYAANRYSLLHGVGLCDEYPSIPNVQDIWRLADPEGIVEPGMTLCVESYVGAEGGAEGVKLEQQVLITDNGLEILSTFPYEDAFLS